GGCGGAAGAGCAGAAAAAGGAGCAGGCGCAGCGCGAGAAGGGCGCCGCGGAGCAGCGGAACGGAGCGCTGGAGATGAAGGTGAAGAGCATCGGGGCCGTGCTCTCGCCCGCCCCTCACACGGTGCGGGAGGGGGATCACGGCAAAACGTTCACCCCCACGGACCCCTCGCCCGTGGACGTGAGCGGGCTCCGGCATACCCTGGCCGCCGCGATCAGGGTGCTGGACGCGGAGTGACGACGGAAGCGTAAGATCCGGAGAGATCCGGACGAGGAAACGTCTGCCGCAGCGCCCTCGTGTGTGCGTGGGGACAAAAACGAACCGCAGCGTGGCGCGTGGCCATGCTGCGGTTCGCTCGGTTCAGTGCCCCCGGCGCGACTCGAACGCGCGGCCCCAAGATTAGGAATCTTGTGCTCTATCCACCTGAGCTACGGGAGCCAAAGCGGGTCGAATCTAGCAAAACACGCGGGGACGGTCAATCGAACCACGGCTTGCACGCGAGCGTTCGCAACTGCGCCCGCGCCCGCCCGCCTCGCGATGTGGTGCGCTGGCGGCTTTGGAGCGACAGACGCGGCTGGGACTTGACGCCGCATCCAAACAGCCCCTAATTCGCCGTCACAAGCAAACCGCTGGGAGAAGATCAGTCGCTCTATGCCGGATGGGGCCGCCTCCCCTCGTCTGTTGCGTCAAACCTTTCACGTAAAGTTTTTATAATGCCTTGTAAAGCACCCGGGACGCGCGTCGTTTGCGCCGTACTACTCGCGTTGACCGCCTGCCGGGATCTCCCTACGGCTGTCGCACCATCAGCGCCCGCGCGGAGTACCGGAGCGCGAGCTGCCGCTGAAGGAGGGCTGCACCTCGGGCAATCCCCGCTGGTATGTGTGCTCGGCCGCCCGGCACCCGCGCCCGCCAACGGGTGGCAGACTCGACGTGATACCATCTTCCTCCCCCGCTCGGAATACGACGCGCGCGGCCCGATGGTGCGCTACTTCTTCTGGCGGTTGGCGCCGGGTGGCGGGATCGCTCACACGGCGAGCTGCATGGTGCCGTACTCGGAGGCAGCGCTGCGCCGCGTGGATCGCCACTTCGGCGTGGAGCGGGGCGGAGGGGCGGACCAGTTCCTCGTGCGCCAGGCGATGTTGACGACGCAGAGCTGTGTCGAGGACGAGAACACCAACGCCTGCGTGTTCGACCCGCTCGTGGTCACGGCGCCTCCCAGGGAGAACTCAGACCCGTGCGAGGCAAGGCCGACTGAGTGCACGAACAAGTTTGGGAGTGGGTCAGAGAATTGGTGGAGCGACCCCAACTCGTGGAGTGGTGGCGGGGGCGGGGGTGATACCGGGGGTGGAGGTGATACCGGCCTGCCCGGCGACGACGATGACGACGGGGACACCTTGGATGAGGGCCCCATTGCCTATACCCTCTGTATAGCGATCAAACTCGGCGCCGGCGGGTGGTCTGCGATTGGCGGGACTGTCGTGAGCGCGACGTTGGCATGGGATGCCCGGAAAAACACGCGCGAGGCGTATGACGCGTGGGACGGCTATCGACGGAATACGCAGGCCGGGATCATCCCGTACGACCTGTCGATCAACGACCTGTACTACAAGCGCTGGAAGGACGCCGAACATCAGGAGCATCTTCTCTATGGAACCACTGCTGTGGCAGGAGTCTATGCTGTGTGGGAGATCGTCCAAGCAGCGGCCTTCTGTGCGCCCTATGGGGCGGCGCCCGTGCCGTGACTTCAGGAGAAGCGACAAATGTCGTTTGAACGCAAGGTGTACTTGGTCTGCCTCATCGTGTGCGTGTCAGTGGCGTTCGGTGCACTGGCAGCGCTGTACTGGATGTGGAGCATTGGCGCGCCGGCCTCCCTCCTCGTGGGTCTCGGCTTGGGGATCGTCGGCAATCTGTTGGTAGGCTATATGGTCTGGCGCGCGCTGAACGGCACTCGGCCTGTCGAGGGCGATCCAATTTCGGTTGCCCTGAAGGTTTTGAGCGTTGGGATCCTCTTGGCACTCCTTCCACGTATCTGGGCTGCGCTCAACCGATAAAATGCAGGCCGGGGCCGCGAGTGATCGGTGAGACACCTGGGCGAACGCGTGAGCCGCGCCAGCGTTGCGCCTGTGTGGGCGTGGCTTCCCCTAGGGATTGCTCGTAGTCTTCTGGGCCGTTCGTCGGCCGGAGTCTCCGGCGCGGGAACCAAGGCCATCCGGACTCAGGGGACGGTCAATCGAGCCAGGGCGAGCACACGGGCCTTCGCAACTACGCGCCCGCCCGCCCGCCTCTTGATGTGGTGCGAACCCGCCTCGTCTGCGCCAGGGGCGTCGACTGTGGCCCCAACCCCCTGGAGGAGGTCGTGAGCGTGAGAGAAATGCCGCGTACGGCCCGGCGCCAGGAGATACAAACGGCTTCTTGCGATCATCTGGATCGCAGCCATCGTCGGAATCACGCTGTCCGCGCGTGCGATGCTCGTCGCGATCCTCGATGCGCCATTCGTCCCAGCCGAGCGGCTGTGGAGGAGCGTGGCGAAGCAGGCGCTTTTCATCTGCGGGGGCGCCATTATGCTTTGGATCGCTCATCGGGGCACAAGTAGGAACCTTGCTCCACCGGAGTGGCTACTGCTGGTGCTCGTGCTACTCCAATCGCTTGCGATCGTGCTGTAGGTATTTCTGTTGGCAGTTCGATTAGAGGCTTGGGCGTGTCCCCCCTGGCGAGGGAGCGGGCGCTGAGAACCGGGAGTTTCTGCTCTCGTGGCGACAGCGCGTCAGCGATTTACACCGGCACTGAAATCTTCACGGCCGCGGTTGCCTGATCTCCGTACGCCTTAGCACCTGTATGAACCCGGTGAGGTGGAATGATGACCACAGAACGCAAGATTTACCTGGTCTGCCTCATCGGTACGGGGCTGTTAACCCTGTTGAGCGTGTTCCTCGCGTTCGGGAGCTGGAACATGGGAGTGCCGCCCTCCCTGATGGCTTCCCTGTTGTTGTCGATAGCGGCAGGCTCGCTGACCGTGTCGATCGCGTGGCGCGCGTTTCAGGGTGTACGGCCTACTCCCCGTGATCCTGCCATGATCGCTTTGGATCTGCTCACGCCGGTGGGTCTGATCCTCATCTTCATCACGCTCTGGGAAATTCGAAGGTAGCGGTGCCTCCCCGTCGGCTGCGGAAGTTCAACCACGATCAGATTCGAAAAACGGAGGGGCGGCTCGCGCGAGCCGCCCCTCTGCTTGCGCGTCCGTCGGGAATTGAGGGTGCACGCGATGTGACTCCAGACGGCGATGATGCGTGATCAGGTGGCGATCTTGGCCGCGCATCGCTAGTCTATCACGTACGTCCTTGCACGCACCCCCTCCAGCCCATCCCCGATGGCACTTCCGACCCCCCTCCAGACGGTTGAGGCACGCAGCGATGTGACGGATGGCGGAGCGGCGGCTCTCCCCGCCCTGCTCGGGGGAACCCCGACCGTCCGCATCCCCGGCCCGCACTTCCGGTGGCCTCTCATCGAAGCGGACGACGAGGAGGCGGTGCTCGCACAGCTGCGCAGCGCCGAGCTCTCGTACCATCGCCGCGCGGGCGTCGTGGCGGAGCTCGAGGACGCATTCGCGGAGTTCCACGGCGTTCCCTTTGCGATGTCCGCCAATTCGGGGAGCGCGGCGCTGCACGCGGCGTTCTTCGCGCTCGACCTGGAGCCGGGGGACGAGGTGCTGGCGCCGGCATACACGCACCTTTCCACGGTGCTCCCGATGCTGCACTGCCACCTCGTTCCCGTTCTGTGCGACGTGGACGAGGAAACGGGGAACCTGGACCTCGCGGATGCGGAGCCGCGCATCGGCCCCCGAACCCGGGCCATCGTGGTCACGCACCAGTACGGCCACGTGTGCGACATGCCCGCCGTGCTCGCCTTCGCGCAGAAGCACGGGCTGCGCGTGGTGGAGGACTGCTCGCACGCGCACGGGGCCACGCTCGACGGACGGCTCGCCGGCACGTTCGGGGACGCGGGGTGCTTCAGCCTGCAGGCCCACAAGGCGGTGCCCGCCGGCGAGGGCGGGGTGCTGATCTGCAGCGATCCGCGGGTGATGGAGCGCGCCGCGCTACTGGGCCATTTCCGGCAGCGCACCCCCGCCACCACCGACGCGTACGCGCCCTTTGCGGAGACGGGATACGGCCTCAAGAACCGGCTCCACCCCCTGGGCGCGGCCCTTGCCCTGTCGCAGCTGCGCAAGCTGCCGGCGCGCATCGAAGCGCGGCGCGCGAACCTGCAGTACTTTGACGAGCAGCTGCGCGGCGTTCCCGGGGTCCGCCCTCTCGCGACGGCGCCGGGGGTGTCGCGCGGAGGGTACTTCCGCTACCTGGTGCACTACGACGCGGCGGAGCTGGGCGGGCTGCCGGCGGCGCGCTATGTGGAGGCGCTGCGGGCCGAAGGCGTGCAGGAGGTGAACCCGGGGAGCCTGGCCAGGCCCCTGCACCTCACCCCCATCTTCCAGACGCTCGACGACCGCATGTACCGCAACGGATGGCCACGGCGCGGCGCGCACACCGACCGCGCCCTCGTGTACGGCCCCGGCGACTTTCCCGGCGCGGAGCGGTTTTCCGCGACCACGCTCCAGTTTCCGGCGTTCACGCAGCCCAGCTTCCACATCATCGACGCGTACCGCGAGGCGATGGTGAAGGTGGCGCGGCATGCATCGCTTCTGGCGGAGGGCGCTTGAGGACGGTGATCGCGGGGGGAGGCGTGGCAGGGCTCGCCGCCGCCCGGGCGCTTCGCTCGCGCGGGCTGGGGTGCACCATCCTGGAAGGCACGGGCGAGCTCGGGGGGCTGGCGTCCACGGACCAGTCGGAAGGGTTCAGCTTCGACCGCACTGGGCACGTCCTGCACTTCAGCCGGCCGGAGGTGCGGGCCGAGGTCGAGGCGCTCGGCGTGCCGCTCACGCGCACGGAGAGGCGCGCCGCGGTGGTGGTACGCGACGCGGTGGTGCCCTACCCCTTCCAGTTCAACCTGTGGGCGCTGGGCGAGCCCGGCCTCGCCAGGCGGGCGCTGGACGGGGCGCGCGAGGCGCACGCCGGCCGCGACCCGAACCCCGCCACCTTCGCAGGCGTGCTGGCGGGGGCGTGGGGGGAGACGATGGAGACGCTCTTCTTCAGGCCCTACAACGAGAAGCTCTGGGGAAGGAGCCTGGAGGAGCTGCCGCCGGACTGCGCGGGCGACTTCCTCCCCGATCCCCAGCTCCCCCTGGTGGAGGAGGGCATCCTGGGGCCGACCGGCTACACGGGGTACAACGCGCACTTCCTCTATCCCGCGTCCGGGCGGCTAGGCGACGTCGTCGATGCGCTGGCGCGGCCCCTCCTGGAACAGGTGCGCCTGCACAGCACCGTCGCGTCAGTGGACCTGGAGCGCCGCACGGCCGCCACCCGCGACGGACGGGAGTTCCCGTTCGACCACCTGATCAGCACGATGCCGCTTCCCGCGTTGCTGGCGGCCGCGAAGCTCCCCCACCCCCCGGCCGGGCTCCTGGACGCGACCAGCGTGGGCAACGTCCGCGTCCGCATCCGGGGGCGGATGCTGAGCGACCTCCACTGGATCTACACCCCCGATCCCTCCGTCGTCTTCCACCGCGTGGGCTTTCCGGCGAACCTGAACCCCCGCACCTGTCCGCCGGGGTGCATCAGCCTTTCCATCGAGCGCACGATTCCGCGCGAAGGGGAGCGGCCCGGCACGCGTGAGATCGCTGCGTCGGCCGTGGAGTACCTCGTGCGCGTGGGGCTGATCGAGGTGGAGTCGTGGGACGCGGAGGAGATCGTGCTGTCGCCCGCGTACGTGGTGTGGCGGGCGGCGGGGCGTCCGTGGTTCCGCGAGATGGCGGAGCGCCTGCGCGAGCACGGGGTGGTGCTCGCCGGCCGCTTCGGCACCTGGGAGTACCTGTCGCTGGAGGGCGCCTTCGCGTCGGGGATGGCCGCGGCGGAAGACGTCGCGGGGCGGGAGGTGGCGCGTGTCTGACGTGCGGCGCGTGGTGATCGTGGGCGGGTGCGGGTTCATCGGGAGCCGGCTCGCCAACGCGCTCGCCGCGCGGGGGGCCGACGTCACCGTGGCAGACATTGCCCCTCCCCCCGCCGACCTGGACCCGCGCTGCCGTGTGGAGGAGCGGGACGTCCGCCGGGCCTCCGAGCTTCGCGGGGTGACGCGTGGCGCGGAGGCGGTCTTCGCGCTGGCGGCGAAGCTCAAGAAGACGTGCGAGGAGGATCCCGCCCGCGGGTGGCAGACCAACGTGCTGGGGATCGCCAACCTGCTGGAAGAGGTGATCGCCTCCGGCAGCCGGCCGCGCGTCGTCTTCACCAGCTCGGGCGGGGTGTACGATCCCGACGGCACCGTGTTCCCCACTCCGGAGTCGGGGGCTCTCCGGGCGGTGGGGCTCTACGCGGCGTCGAAGCTCGCCGGGGAGGGGATGGTGGCGGCCTCGGCGGCGGCGGGCGGCTTCTCCGCCGTCATCTTCCGCCCCTTCACCGTGTTCGGCGCGGGGCCGGCGGCGGGTGAGCGGGGGCACTTCATCGCGCACTGGCTGGAGCTCGCCGCCGCCGGACGCCCGCTGACGCTGCACGGCGACGGGTGCGGCACGGTGGACCTCACCTGGGTGGGCGACGCGGTGCGCGCGCTGGAGATGGCGGCGCGCGCCCCCATCCCCGCGAGGGAGTGCCGCACGTACAACCTGGGCGGCGGAACCGAGACGCCGGTGTTCGAGGTAGCCCGCTGGATGCGCGACGCCGATCCGTCGATCACGGTGACGCACACGGCCGCGCCGCACCAGTCGCCCTCGCGGCAGTCCGCGGACATGCGGCGCATCCGCGACGAGCTGGGATATGAGCCGGGGGTGCACCCGCGCGACGAGATCCGGCGCCTGGTGAAGACCCGGCTGCACGGGGCGGCGCGGTGAGCACGGCGCTGACGGGGGGACTCCTGGCGGCGGTGCTGTGCGCCGCGCTCACGCCGCTCGCGGGTCGGCTGGCTACGCGGCTGGGGATCGTGGCGGGCGCCAACCCGGACGTGCCCACGCACACCCGTCCCGTGCCCCTGCTGGGGGGCGTCGCGATCGTGGCGGGAGTGGCGCCCGTGCTGGCGATGGCCGCGGCGGCGGACCCGCGCTGGAGGGCCCTCGTCCTCGCCCTGGTTCCCCTCGTGCTGCTGGGGCTCTACAAGGACTGGGCGGAGCGCCCGCTCTCTCCCATCCTGCAGCTCGTCGTCCAGGGCGTGGCGGCGGGGGTTCTGGTGTGGGGCGGACTGCGCCTCGACGTGCTTCCGCATCCCGCCGCCGACGCGGCCGCCAGCGTGTTCCTCTGCCTCTGGATCGTCAACAGCTGGAACTTCATCGACGTGATGGACGGACTTGCCGCGAGCGTGGCGGTGGTCTGCGCCGTCACCTTCGCGCTTGCCGCGGCCCACCTGGGTGACCGGACGGCGGCGGCGGTCTCGCTTGCCGTCGCGGGGGGCGCGCTGGGCTTCCTGCTGCACAACCGGCCGCCGGCGCGCATCTTCATGGGCGACGTCGGCTCGTTTTCGCTGGGGCTTTCCTTCGCCGCGCTGGTGCTGGCGATGTCCAGCGACGTTGGCTCGGGAGCCGGCGCGCTCTTCCTGGTGGCGGTGCCGCTGGCGGACGTCGCGTTCAGCTCGCTCGTCCGCATCCGGGCCGGGCGCTCGCCGCTCGCGGGCGGGGCCGAGCACCTGTGCCTCCGCCTGCTGGCGCGGGGGTGGAAGGGACCGGTGATCGTGGCGGCCGCGTCGCTCGCGGCCGCGGCAGGGGGAACGGCGGGGCTCTTCCTGCTTCGGCAGGCTTACGCGCCGCCGGCCGCGACGACCACCACCGAGTAGGGAAGGAGCGGGAGGCGCTGCTCGCGGACGATGCGCAGACCCTGCTCCTCCGCCAGGCGACGAACGGTGCCGGGGCTCTGGTGGACGTGGTTGATGCACACGTAGGCACGCCCGCCGGGGCGCAGGCGCGGCCCCACCCCGGCCAGGAACCGGCCCAGCACCTCCCATCCCATCTCGCCTCCGCAGGTACGGACGGCCTGGCGGCGGCGCTCCTCGTCGTCGCTCAGCCCTGTATCGCGCATCTGCATCTCGAACACCGCGCGCGGCGTGAAGGGCGGAACGAACCACGCCACGTCAAAGGTCCCCTCCACACCCTCGAACAGATCAGTGCAGCGGACGTCGACCGGGAGTCCGTTGCTCTCCGCCGACTGCCGCGCCCAGCTCGCCCATTCCTCCACCAGCTCCGTCGCCACCACCTCCAGCCGCCACCGGCGCGCGGCCCACAGCGCCAGCGTCGCGTACGGGCCCGTGCCCACCTCCACCACGCGCATCCCGTCGCGCAGGTCGCGGGCGAGCGCCTGCCGGATGGCGAGCGTGCCCAGCTCCCAGAAGCTGGACGCGCCGCACGGGCGCAGGGTGGAGCCGAAGATCAGTCGGGTCGCGGCGGGCGACCGGTAGACCGTGCGGCGCACCGCCCGGTTCGCGGCCGACAGCAGGCGTACCCCCACCGAGGTGGTGCTCATCTTCCTTCGTCTCCCGGAGAACGGATGGCCAGCAACTCCTCGTACACGGCGAGCGTTTCCCGCACCACCTGGTCCGCGCCGAACTCCGTCTCGGCGGCGAGGCGCGCGTTGGAGCCGAGGGTGCGGCGGAGCTCGGGGTCGTTCAGCAGCCTCGCCAGGGCTCGCGCGAGCGCGGCGGGATCGCGGGGTGGCACGAGGATGCCCGTCTCGCCGTCGATCAC
This genomic window from Longimicrobium sp. contains:
- a CDS encoding NAD(P)-dependent oxidoreductase, with protein sequence MSDVRRVVIVGGCGFIGSRLANALAARGADVTVADIAPPPADLDPRCRVEERDVRRASELRGVTRGAEAVFALAAKLKKTCEEDPARGWQTNVLGIANLLEEVIASGSRPRVVFTSSGGVYDPDGTVFPTPESGALRAVGLYAASKLAGEGMVAASAAAGGFSAVIFRPFTVFGAGPAAGERGHFIAHWLELAAAGRPLTLHGDGCGTVDLTWVGDAVRALEMAARAPIPARECRTYNLGGGTETPVFEVARWMRDADPSITVTHTAAPHQSPSRQSADMRRIRDELGYEPGVHPRDEIRRLVKTRLHGAAR
- a CDS encoding MraY family glycosyltransferase, which gives rise to MSTALTGGLLAAVLCAALTPLAGRLATRLGIVAGANPDVPTHTRPVPLLGGVAIVAGVAPVLAMAAAADPRWRALVLALVPLVLLGLYKDWAERPLSPILQLVVQGVAAGVLVWGGLRLDVLPHPAADAAASVFLCLWIVNSWNFIDVMDGLAASVAVVCAVTFALAAAHLGDRTAAAVSLAVAGGALGFLLHNRPPARIFMGDVGSFSLGLSFAALVLAMSSDVGSGAGALFLVAVPLADVAFSSLVRIRAGRSPLAGGAEHLCLRLLARGWKGPVIVAAASLAAAAGGTAGLFLLRQAYAPPAATTTTE
- a CDS encoding aminotransferase class I/II-fold pyridoxal phosphate-dependent enzyme, giving the protein MALPTPLQTVEARSDVTDGGAAALPALLGGTPTVRIPGPHFRWPLIEADDEEAVLAQLRSAELSYHRRAGVVAELEDAFAEFHGVPFAMSANSGSAALHAAFFALDLEPGDEVLAPAYTHLSTVLPMLHCHLVPVLCDVDEETGNLDLADAEPRIGPRTRAIVVTHQYGHVCDMPAVLAFAQKHGLRVVEDCSHAHGATLDGRLAGTFGDAGCFSLQAHKAVPAGEGGVLICSDPRVMERAALLGHFRQRTPATTDAYAPFAETGYGLKNRLHPLGAALALSQLRKLPARIEARRANLQYFDEQLRGVPGVRPLATAPGVSRGGYFRYLVHYDAAELGGLPAARYVEALRAEGVQEVNPGSLARPLHLTPIFQTLDDRMYRNGWPRRGAHTDRALVYGPGDFPGAERFSATTLQFPAFTQPSFHIIDAYREAMVKVARHASLLAEGA
- a CDS encoding FAD-dependent oxidoreductase, whose translation is MIAGGGVAGLAAARALRSRGLGCTILEGTGELGGLASTDQSEGFSFDRTGHVLHFSRPEVRAEVEALGVPLTRTERRAAVVVRDAVVPYPFQFNLWALGEPGLARRALDGAREAHAGRDPNPATFAGVLAGAWGETMETLFFRPYNEKLWGRSLEELPPDCAGDFLPDPQLPLVEEGILGPTGYTGYNAHFLYPASGRLGDVVDALARPLLEQVRLHSTVASVDLERRTAATRDGREFPFDHLISTMPLPALLAAAKLPHPPAGLLDATSVGNVRVRIRGRMLSDLHWIYTPDPSVVFHRVGFPANLNPRTCPPGCISLSIERTIPREGERPGTREIAASAVEYLVRVGLIEVESWDAEEIVLSPAYVVWRAAGRPWFREMAERLREHGVVLAGRFGTWEYLSLEGAFASGMAAAEDVAGREVARV